The nucleotide window TGATCAGGGCCGGTCGATGCGCGATCACCGAGTCGCCATCTGACTCTGTGAATCGAAAAACGGAGGGGCATAGGGGAAGCGACTCGGGAGCGTTTTGCGTGGGCGCCAAACGGGCTGCGACCGCAAAAAAGCATTTCGGAATTTCGACCAGAGAGCCTGGCGGTACGTCGAGCGTTTTCCAGCGCAGCGAGACGGCCCATAGATCCGGATGCCGCGCCAACACGCGACCGGCCGCCTGACCCGTCGGCCACCAATAATCGCCGCAGAAACCGAGGAGATAGCCGCCTGCCGACGTTATTTCTGCAGCGCGGCGAAAGGTGTCGAACCAGCGGGGCGAAAGCCACTGTTCGCGAGGCAGATCGGGCAGACCGACCATGTTGAAGCGGGCATGAACATAGCCGGGATTGATCCTCTGCTCCATCAGCGCCTCGGCCATTCGGGCAATCCGTATTCGTTCAGCTTCATCGTCGAGAGGGCAATCCCAAAACCAAAACATGAACGGAGCGTAAATTGCAGCAGGCTGAGAAAAGCTGGTTTTCAGTTCCGCAAATGAACTGCCGCGTTCACCGACGGCGCCGGCGACCCGCAGAAATGAAAGGAAGAGTAGTGCGACCAACTTGGGCTTTTTTCGATCGGTCATCTCAGTTCTCCGCGTTCCCATTCAGCAGCATTTTGCTTCTATTATTGAGAACCGTAAGAATATTGCGCCGCAGCGCCTCCAAACCGATGCGTCGGATCGGATTGTTACGAAAAAGCAGGTCGAATTCCTCCTTCCGCATCTTCAGCCAAGCTTCCAAATTTGGATGCAGCAGCTCCGGACGGGGGCGAAAAGCCGGCTCTGACGTTTCTTTCGCAAGTCGGTGATTCCAGGGACACACTACCTGACAGGCATCGCAGCCGTAAAGACGGTTGCCGATCTTTGCCGCCAATTCCGGCGGGTGCGCACGGTCGGCTTTTAGCTCGACGGTCAAAAAAGAAATACAGCGCCGCGCATCGATCACATAAGGTTCGACGATGGCACCGGTTGGACAAGCCTCTATGCAGGCGGTGCAATAACCGCAGGGATCATTTTCCATGGATGCATCGGCATCCAATTCGATGTCAACGATCAGTTCGCCGAGGAAAATCCAAGAGCCGCACTGCGGCGAGATGAGGAGCGAATGTTTACCCCGTCTCCCAATGCCTGCCCGCACCGCCCACGCTTTTTCCATGATCGGCGCCGAATCGACGCAAATCCGACCGCTCACACCAGGATTTTCCGCGCGAATGAAATCCAAAAGTCGTCGCAGCAGATTTTTCAGAACGTGATGATAATCATCGCCCAAAGCATAGAGCGAAATGCAGCCTTCTGTTGGGGTGGCCGGCCTCCTATTTGTAAAATAGTTCATGGCGCAGACGATGACCGATTTGGCATTCGGCAGCAGGGCGGCAGGATCAAGGCGCAGTTCGCGTCGGACCGCCATCCAGGCCATTTCGCCATGGTATCCGCGGCGGAGCCATTCATCCAAAGAGCTGCCGTCGAGTCTTTCGGCGCGGGCAATGCCTACCGCACAAAAGCCGAGCGAACGCGCAAAGCTTTTGATTTTTTCCGACAAACCGCTGCTGTTGTCCATGGATCCCGTCATCGTCATAAGCTGAGCTTTTTCTTGAAAAGAAAATCCCGAAGCAGTTGCTTCGGGATTTTCTTTAATGCGACCCGGGAAATTAAATTGCCGACCTTACCGCCGAAATCGGAGTTTTAAAGCCTCACTTGACCGCAACGATACCCTTCAGACTGCCGGAAGTAGGCGGAACGAATCCCGGTACGCCGCCGCCGACAGCCACCTGAACTCTACCAGGCTTGACTCCGACGTTCCCTTCGGCATCGATGATCGACAGATTTTTCTCGGTCAGTTCAAATTCCACGACCTTGGTTTCTCCCGGCTTTAGACCGATACGCTTAAAGCCCTGCAGCGCCTGAAG belongs to candidate division KSB1 bacterium and includes:
- the queG gene encoding tRNA epoxyqueuosine(34) reductase QueG, producing MTMTGSMDNSSGLSEKIKSFARSLGFCAVGIARAERLDGSSLDEWLRRGYHGEMAWMAVRRELRLDPAALLPNAKSVIVCAMNYFTNRRPATPTEGCISLYALGDDYHHVLKNLLRRLLDFIRAENPGVSGRICVDSAPIMEKAWAVRAGIGRRGKHSLLISPQCGSWIFLGELIVDIELDADASMENDPCGYCTACIEACPTGAIVEPYVIDARRCISFLTVELKADRAHPPELAAKIGNRLYGCDACQVVCPWNHRLAKETSEPAFRPRPELLHPNLEAWLKMRKEEFDLLFRNNPIRRIGLEALRRNILTVLNNRSKMLLNGNAEN